In the genome of Deinococcus aetherius, the window ATCGCCGGAGGGGTCGAGAGCATGACCCGCGCGCCCCTCACCATGCCCAAGGGTGCCCAGCCCTTCGCCAACGGCAACGTGACCGTCTACGACACGACGCTGGGCTGGCGTTACCCCAACCCCGCGATGGAGGCGATGTTCCCGCTGGAGGCGATGGGCGAGACCGCCGAGAACATCGTCGAGCGCAGCCGGGAGGGGACCTACGCGGGCGGCGAGATCACCCGCGAGGACCAGGACGCCTTCGCGCTGGAGAGCCAGCGGCGGACGGTGTGCGCGCTCAACGGGGGGTATTTCAAGGACCAGATCGTCCCCGTCGAGATCAAGGGCCGCAAGGGCGTGACCCTCTTCGACACCGACGAACATCCCCGTTACAGGCGCGAGGGGGACACCTTCACGCTGGCGACGGACGAGGCGACCCTGGCCGGACTCAAGCCCGCCTTCCGCAAGGGCGGCACCGTGACGGCGGGGAACGCCTCGGGGCTCAACGACGGGGCGGCGGCCATCGTCCTGATGAGCGCCGCGAAGGCCCGCGAACTCGGCTTGACGCCCCTCGCCCGCTGGGTGGGCGCGGCGTCGGCGGGGGTGGACCCGCGCGTGATGGGGCTGGGGCCGATCCCCGCCACCCGCAAGCTGATGGAGCGGCTGGGCCTGGACGTGGCGGACGTGGACCTCGTGGAGCTGAACGAGGCGTTCGCCGCGCAGGGAATCGCCTGCATCCGCGAGCTGGGGCTCGATCAGAGCCGGGTCAACGTGAACGGCGGCGCCGTCGCCCTCGGTCACCCGCTGGGGATGAGCGGGGCGCGGCTCGTCGTGGCGCTCACCCACGAACTCGCGCGCCGGGGGGCCAGGACCGGGCTCGCCACCCTCTGCGTCGGGGTCGGGCAGGGGGAGGCGGCGCTGATCGAGCGGGTGGAGGCGTGAAGCGCGTTCCCGTCGTCAGCGCCCAGGAGGCCGCCGCGATGGTGAGGAGCGGGCAGACCCTCCTCGTCGGCGGCTTCGGCATGACCGGCAATCCGGTCCACCTCACCCACGCGCTCGCCGAACTCCCCACGAACGACCTCACCTACGTCGCCAACAACGTCTCCGAGCCGGGGCTGGGGGGTGGGCGGCTGCTGCGCAACGGGCAGCTCAGAAAGGCGGTCGGCTCCTACTTCACCTCCAACCCGGAGGCGGTCAAGGCGTACCAGGCGGGCAAGCTGGAGGTTGAGCTGTTGCCGCAGGGCACCCTGGCCGAGGCC includes:
- a CDS encoding thiolase family protein, with amino-acid sequence MTQADKTAIQAQDLQDRDVVIVSAVRTPVGAIRGSLSAVRPDDLAALVVREAVSRAGVPADQIEEVILGCANQAGEDNRNVARMAALLAGLPETVAGLTVNRLCASGLSAINTAARAIRNGDGDVYIAGGVESMTRAPLTMPKGAQPFANGNVTVYDTTLGWRYPNPAMEAMFPLEAMGETAENIVERSREGTYAGGEITREDQDAFALESQRRTVCALNGGYFKDQIVPVEIKGRKGVTLFDTDEHPRYRREGDTFTLATDEATLAGLKPAFRKGGTVTAGNASGLNDGAAAIVLMSAAKARELGLTPLARWVGAASAGVDPRVMGLGPIPATRKLMERLGLDVADVDLVELNEAFAAQGIACIRELGLDQSRVNVNGGAVALGHPLGMSGARLVVALTHELARRGARTGLATLCVGVGQGEAALIERVEA